Proteins encoded within one genomic window of Halodesulfurarchaeum formicicum:
- a CDS encoding ABC transporter ATP-binding protein, with product MEPAVRLSGITKRFPGVLANDDIDLSVERGSVHALLGENGAGKTTLMNILYGLYEPTDGTVSVGGEERDFDSPREAIDAGVGMIHQHFMLVDPMTVTENIVLGNEPRKWGGLLVDRDQARQEVSELSERYGFDVDPDATIEEISVGVRQRVEILKALYRGAEVLIMDEPTAVLTPQEVEGLFSVFEELTEQGKTIIFITHKLGEAMEAADEITVLRDGQNVGTVEADNADRESLAKMMVGREVLMEVEKQAANPGAPVLEVSNLDVENDRGVPAVRDLSLAVREGEILGIAGVDGNGQAELVEAISGLRTAESGSVHLSGKDITGDSRLERIDAGMAYIPEDRQERGLVMDFQLVENGILGSQHSSRFGSGPRLNWNTARSHAEDIVEEFDVRPGQTDVTAVSLSGGNQQKFIVGREFKRDPRLMLATHPTRGVDVGSTEYIHDRLIDLRSDGTGVLLISSKLDEVQALSDRLAVMYEGELVAVVDPAAVSDEELGLLMAGERPTDFEAADRSVDVEGSA from the coding sequence ATGGAGCCAGCCGTCCGGTTGTCGGGGATCACCAAGCGGTTTCCCGGGGTCCTCGCGAACGACGACATCGACCTCTCGGTCGAACGCGGGTCGGTACATGCCCTCCTCGGCGAGAACGGGGCCGGCAAGACGACGCTGATGAACATCCTCTACGGTCTCTACGAGCCCACCGACGGGACCGTCTCCGTTGGCGGGGAAGAGCGGGACTTCGACTCGCCCCGTGAGGCCATCGACGCGGGCGTCGGGATGATTCACCAGCACTTCATGCTCGTCGACCCGATGACAGTGACCGAGAATATCGTGCTGGGCAACGAACCCCGGAAGTGGGGCGGACTTCTGGTCGATCGGGACCAGGCTCGACAGGAGGTCAGCGAGTTGAGCGAACGGTACGGCTTCGACGTCGATCCCGACGCGACGATCGAGGAGATCAGCGTGGGGGTCAGACAGCGCGTGGAGATCCTCAAGGCCCTCTACCGGGGTGCGGAAGTGCTGATCATGGACGAACCGACGGCCGTCCTGACCCCACAGGAGGTCGAGGGGCTCTTTTCGGTTTTCGAGGAGTTGACCGAACAGGGAAAGACGATCATCTTCATCACGCACAAGCTCGGCGAGGCCATGGAGGCGGCCGACGAGATCACGGTCCTGCGGGACGGGCAGAACGTCGGGACCGTCGAGGCCGACAATGCGGACCGCGAATCCCTGGCCAAGATGATGGTCGGTCGGGAAGTCCTCATGGAGGTCGAAAAGCAGGCTGCGAACCCAGGGGCTCCGGTCCTGGAGGTGTCAAACCTCGACGTCGAGAACGACCGGGGCGTCCCTGCCGTGCGGGACCTCTCCCTCGCCGTTCGCGAGGGCGAGATTCTCGGTATTGCCGGCGTGGATGGAAATGGCCAGGCCGAACTGGTCGAGGCGATCAGCGGGCTCCGGACGGCGGAATCCGGGAGCGTTCACCTGTCGGGCAAAGATATCACCGGTGACAGCCGGCTCGAACGGATCGACGCCGGGATGGCCTACATTCCCGAGGACCGCCAGGAACGGGGCCTCGTGATGGACTTTCAGCTCGTCGAGAACGGGATCCTGGGGAGCCAACACTCCAGTCGCTTCGGCTCCGGGCCACGCCTCAACTGGAACACTGCGAGGAGCCACGCCGAAGACATCGTCGAGGAGTTCGACGTGCGTCCAGGGCAGACGGACGTAACAGCAGTGTCACTCTCCGGCGGGAACCAGCAGAAGTTCATCGTGGGCCGGGAGTTCAAGCGCGATCCACGGCTGATGCTCGCGACCCATCCGACACGCGGTGTGGACGTGGGCTCGACCGAATACATTCACGACCGACTCATCGACTTGCGATCGGACGGAACGGGCGTGCTTCTCATCTCCTCGAAGCTAGACGAGGTACAGGCGCTCTCGGACCGACTCGCGGTGATGTACGAGGGCGAACTCGTCGCCGTGGTCGATCCGGCTGCAGTCTCTGACGAGGAGTTGGGCCTGCTCATGGCCGGCGAACGACCTACTGACTTCGAGGCCGCCGATCGATCGGTGGACGTGGAGGGGAGTGCATGA
- a CDS encoding ABC transporter permease, whose protein sequence is MDRIRSLGVRGSVAVVTLFLLAVIGIIGVFHPESNLGQLFDILTSADTLSSALRLSVPIAFAALGGIFAEKSGVINIGLEGLLIIAAFFGVYATEITGSVWIGMGAGVLSSTLLAALFGVVCIEFRADQIIAGLAVWLIALGLAPFLSQVIYNGPNTVSVKSLETITIPYLSEIPFFGALFDASPVVYLMFVAVAASWYTLNRTSFGRWVIASGENPKALDTAGVSVRRVRYAAVLLSGVLSGIGGAALSLSLGQFIGNGATMVNGKGFIAIVAYLFGNYNPIGAMLSTLLFAGLEAVQIALQVGNVFAIPQSLVRTIPYLTVVIVLALVGNTRVPEAAGDYYESGEE, encoded by the coding sequence ATGGATCGGATTCGATCGCTCGGCGTCCGCGGGAGCGTCGCAGTCGTGACGTTGTTCCTGCTCGCGGTGATCGGAATCATCGGGGTGTTCCACCCCGAGTCGAACCTCGGACAGCTATTCGACATCCTCACGTCGGCGGACACGCTCTCCTCGGCGCTGCGGCTCTCCGTCCCGATCGCGTTTGCTGCGCTCGGTGGGATCTTCGCTGAGAAAAGTGGGGTCATCAACATCGGCCTGGAGGGGCTGCTCATCATCGCCGCCTTCTTCGGGGTGTATGCCACCGAGATCACCGGAAGCGTCTGGATCGGCATGGGCGCGGGCGTGCTCTCCTCGACGCTTCTCGCGGCCCTTTTCGGCGTGGTCTGTATCGAATTCCGGGCCGACCAGATTATCGCGGGACTGGCCGTCTGGCTCATCGCGCTGGGACTGGCGCCGTTCCTCTCACAGGTGATCTACAACGGGCCGAACACGGTGAGCGTGAAATCCCTGGAGACGATCACGATTCCCTACCTGTCGGAGATTCCCTTCTTCGGGGCGCTCTTCGACGCCTCCCCGGTCGTCTACCTGATGTTCGTCGCGGTCGCGGCCTCCTGGTACACCCTCAATCGGACGTCCTTTGGCCGATGGGTCATCGCGAGCGGGGAGAACCCCAAGGCCCTCGATACCGCCGGCGTAAGCGTTCGCCGGGTTCGCTATGCCGCCGTGCTGCTCTCGGGCGTGCTCAGCGGCATCGGCGGGGCGGCACTCTCCCTGTCGCTGGGCCAGTTCATCGGCAACGGCGCGACAATGGTCAACGGCAAGGGTTTCATCGCCATCGTGGCCTACCTGTTCGGCAACTACAACCCGATCGGGGCGATGCTGTCGACGCTGCTCTTTGCCGGCCTCGAAGCCGTGCAGATCGCCCTGCAGGTCGGCAACGTCTTCGCGATCCCACAGTCACTGGTTCGCACGATTCCGTATCTCACGGTCGTCATCGTGCTGGCGCTGGTCGGTAACACCCGGGTCCCCGAAGCCGCCGGAGACTACTACGAGTCCGGCGAGGAGTAG
- a CDS encoding type II/IV secretion system ATPase subunit, whose protein sequence is MSRNTAQSESAVESIRYRLSQIAAVLRGSALDVDPYDPARDGPLVQFAGLEDFEEVDRYWVNAPFAFVVIAHNAAENAYRYLVVEPTLSEFEHDLLEQVFTDSRESLIFRAEYDPKDAEAVITEHLLELLGQYGVEVDTTTIYRLFYYLYRSFEGFDKLDPLMKDPHIEDISCDGYDLPLFVYHDTYTDIQTNRSFGEAELDDFVVRLAQNSGQHISIGDPITNATLADGSRGELALGREVTPRGSAFTIRKYAEEPFTPATLIEYDTFSLDQMAYLWLAIESNKSLIFAGGTASGKTTSMNAVSMFVPPNAKVVTIEDTRELTLHHDNWLSSVTRESLGEGEDISMYDLLRSSLRHRPEYIVVGEVRGREAMTLFQAMNTGHTTFSTMHADSVQTVINRLENEPINVPRAMIQSLDVLSVQTLTYVGEQRVRRTNTIAEIEGIDQRTGDLDYSMAFEYDPETDSFNQFDSVVLEEIRQDRGWSRSELLREFRDRKRVLQYLLEQDVRDYRRFTAVINDYYADRDTVMGRIEAQLETSVGDTNLAEGHTTDSTQG, encoded by the coding sequence ATGTCCCGGAACACAGCCCAGTCGGAGTCTGCCGTCGAGTCGATTCGCTATCGACTCTCGCAGATCGCGGCGGTTCTCCGTGGTTCGGCACTCGATGTCGACCCCTACGATCCGGCTCGAGACGGGCCGCTCGTTCAATTCGCTGGGCTCGAGGATTTCGAGGAAGTCGACCGGTACTGGGTGAACGCGCCCTTCGCGTTCGTCGTGATCGCGCATAACGCGGCCGAAAACGCGTATCGGTATCTCGTCGTGGAGCCGACCCTCTCGGAGTTCGAACACGATCTCCTCGAACAGGTCTTCACGGACAGCCGCGAGTCGCTGATCTTCCGCGCGGAGTACGACCCGAAAGACGCCGAGGCAGTCATCACCGAACACCTCCTCGAACTCCTCGGGCAGTACGGTGTCGAGGTGGATACGACCACGATATATCGCCTGTTTTACTACCTCTACCGGTCCTTCGAGGGCTTTGACAAGCTCGACCCCCTGATGAAGGACCCCCACATCGAGGACATTTCCTGTGACGGCTATGACCTGCCGCTTTTCGTCTATCACGATACCTACACGGACATTCAGACCAACCGCTCGTTCGGCGAGGCGGAACTGGACGACTTCGTCGTCCGACTGGCCCAGAACTCCGGCCAGCACATCTCGATCGGCGACCCGATTACCAATGCCACGCTCGCGGACGGCAGCCGCGGAGAACTCGCACTCGGTCGGGAAGTCACACCTCGCGGCTCGGCGTTTACGATCCGCAAGTACGCCGAGGAGCCGTTCACGCCGGCCACGCTGATCGAATATGACACCTTCAGCCTCGATCAGATGGCGTACCTCTGGCTGGCCATCGAGAGCAACAAATCCCTCATCTTTGCCGGGGGAACCGCCTCGGGGAAGACCACCTCGATGAACGCGGTCTCGATGTTCGTCCCGCCGAACGCGAAGGTGGTGACGATCGAGGACACCCGGGAACTCACGCTGCATCACGATAACTGGCTCTCCTCCGTGACCCGGGAGAGCCTGGGAGAGGGCGAGGACATCTCGATGTACGACCTGTTGCGCAGTTCACTGCGCCACCGTCCCGAGTACATCGTGGTCGGCGAGGTCCGGGGCCGGGAGGCGATGACGCTCTTCCAGGCGATGAACACCGGTCATACCACCTTCTCGACGATGCACGCTGACAGCGTCCAGACGGTGATCAATCGTCTAGAGAACGAGCCGATCAACGTTCCCCGGGCGATGATCCAGTCCCTGGACGTCCTGTCCGTCCAGACGCTGACCTACGTCGGCGAACAGCGAGTTCGGCGGACCAACACCATCGCGGAGATCGAGGGTATCGACCAGCGGACCGGTGATCTGGACTACTCGATGGCCTTCGAGTACGACCCCGAGACCGACTCCTTCAACCAGTTCGACAGTGTCGTTCTCGAGGAGATCCGCCAGGATCGGGGCTGGTCGCGCTCGGAACTGCTGCGGGAATTCCGGGATCGAAAGCGGGTCCTCCAGTATCTGCTGGAACAGGACGTTCGGGACTACCGTCGCTTCACCGCCGTGATCAACGATTACTACGCCGATCGGGACACCGTGATGGGCCGGATCGAGGCACAACTCGAAACGTCGGTCGGCGACACGAACCTGGCCGAGGGCCACACCACTGACAGTACCCAGGGGTGA
- a CDS encoding BMP family lipoprotein: protein MGAFDRRTFLKVAGGIGATSLTALAGCSGGGETDGTTTDGDDGSGDDVTNVGMVYATGGLGDGSFNDQAQSGIMDAAEDFNVEYNESQPENTSDFSSHQEQFAQSTDPNYDLVASIGYLQADSLADTAANYPDQQFMIVDETVDADNVASYVFREHEGSYLVGQLAGLLTTREFSAGGGETKPDEKVVGFVGGVEGGLIGKFEAGFAAGVKSIDSEIEVKSGYAGSFTDPSTGTEIADDMYSGGADIVYHAAGNTGTGVFESAQSNGRFAIGVDRDQSITKDGYADVILASMVKRVDTAVYTAVESVVNDAFESGTNTLGLDDDGVATVYGDQIGSEIPQEIKDQVSSSRDEIMAGDIEVPTDPENV, encoded by the coding sequence ATGGGTGCCTTCGATCGGCGGACGTTTCTCAAGGTGGCCGGTGGCATCGGTGCAACATCCCTGACTGCGCTCGCCGGGTGTTCCGGCGGAGGCGAGACTGACGGGACGACGACTGACGGAGACGATGGCTCCGGTGACGACGTCACCAACGTCGGGATGGTGTATGCCACTGGTGGCCTGGGCGACGGCTCGTTCAACGACCAGGCTCAGTCCGGCATCATGGATGCCGCCGAGGACTTCAACGTGGAGTACAACGAGTCCCAGCCGGAGAACACCTCCGACTTCTCCTCCCATCAGGAACAGTTCGCCCAGTCGACCGACCCGAACTACGATCTGGTCGCCTCGATCGGCTATCTCCAGGCCGATTCGCTGGCTGACACGGCCGCGAATTACCCGGATCAGCAGTTCATGATCGTCGACGAGACCGTCGACGCAGACAACGTCGCCTCCTATGTCTTCCGGGAGCACGAGGGATCCTACCTGGTCGGTCAGCTGGCCGGCCTGCTGACTACCCGTGAGTTCAGCGCCGGGGGCGGCGAGACGAAACCCGACGAGAAGGTCGTCGGCTTCGTGGGCGGTGTCGAGGGCGGCCTCATCGGCAAGTTCGAGGCCGGCTTCGCCGCCGGTGTCAAGTCGATCGACAGCGAGATCGAGGTCAAGTCCGGCTACGCAGGCTCCTTCACGGACCCCTCGACCGGTACCGAGATCGCGGACGACATGTACAGCGGCGGCGCGGACATCGTCTATCACGCCGCCGGAAACACCGGGACGGGCGTGTTTGAGTCCGCCCAGAGCAACGGCCGCTTTGCGATCGGCGTCGACCGTGACCAGTCGATCACGAAGGACGGCTACGCGGACGTGATCCTCGCGAGCATGGTCAAGCGGGTTGACACGGCCGTCTACACCGCCGTCGAGTCGGTCGTCAACGACGCCTTCGAATCCGGCACGAACACCCTGGGCCTGGACGACGACGGTGTCGCAACGGTCTACGGGGACCAGATCGGCTCCGAGATCCCCCAGGAGATCAAAGACCAGGTCAGTTCGAGCCGAGACGAGATCATGGCCGGGGACATCGAGGTCCCGACCGACCCCGAGAACGTCTGA
- a CDS encoding DUF5793 family protein: MEREDFTLETRYVETDTGGETQPLPTLRLRYDGPEAELKSALEGADGSILQAENIDVSVRLQGEIDERNPDGVVAVSDRLTGDYVCEFNVEGRDIFEFLAAAKRRAESVDGTPKYRIQLCAGDTPVRTYETDTFLVYTSDGTLRESESLIPAGVEL; this comes from the coding sequence ATGGAACGGGAGGACTTCACGCTGGAGACCCGCTATGTCGAGACCGACACGGGAGGTGAGACCCAGCCCCTCCCGACGCTTCGACTCCGGTATGACGGACCAGAGGCGGAACTCAAGTCGGCTCTCGAAGGGGCCGACGGGTCGATTCTCCAGGCCGAGAACATCGACGTGAGCGTCCGGCTGCAGGGTGAGATCGACGAGCGGAACCCGGACGGCGTGGTCGCGGTCAGCGACCGACTGACTGGCGATTACGTGTGTGAATTCAACGTCGAGGGCCGGGACATCTTCGAGTTCCTCGCGGCAGCCAAGCGGCGGGCCGAAAGCGTCGACGGCACGCCCAAGTACCGCATCCAGTTGTGCGCGGGCGACACGCCCGTGCGGACCTACGAAACCGACACATTCCTCGTGTACACGAGCGACGGAACCCTCAGGGAATCGGAGAGTCTGATTCCCGCGGGCGTCGAACTGTAA
- a CDS encoding phosphohexomutase domain-containing protein: MDLFGTAGIRGRVADEVTPELALRVGQAVGKPDREFVVGRDGRVTGETLVAALRAGLQSAGASVRTVGIVPTPTLAFASQGRYGVQVTASHNPPADNGIKLFEDGTEFDRQAEQAVSDRVADGSEQAPWDQWGETERIDVLDAYQETVTEYVRGRGLPESHPVDAGAEMDSETPLAGTTIAVDCGNGMGALGTPQLLEALGANVVTINGTVDGHFPGRASKPTPETLAEFRHFVADNRTEFGIAHDGDADRVVLVDGDGTVVHEDTVVAILAEYYVRASEVADPIVVTTPNASGRIDQRVEAAGGTIERVRLGALHEGIAEASGTVVFAAEPWKHIHPRLGRWIDGIASAGVLSVLITEAGGLEALRGPVTERPYRKVSVPCAESAKEPAMEQLETTLPEAFPAATVSTEYGVRLAFEDGSWTLVRPSGTEPYVRLYAESDEVDDLVTGVRSTIETAISNVSE, encoded by the coding sequence ATGGACCTCTTCGGAACGGCGGGTATCCGGGGCCGGGTTGCGGACGAAGTGACCCCGGAGCTCGCACTACGTGTCGGACAGGCCGTCGGAAAGCCGGACCGGGAGTTCGTGGTGGGCCGCGACGGCCGTGTGACTGGCGAGACGCTGGTCGCAGCGCTCCGCGCGGGCTTACAGAGCGCGGGGGCGAGTGTGCGCACCGTCGGCATCGTGCCGACACCTACCCTCGCGTTCGCCTCGCAGGGCCGGTACGGAGTGCAGGTGACCGCCTCTCACAACCCGCCAGCGGACAACGGGATCAAACTTTTCGAGGACGGCACCGAGTTCGATCGCCAGGCCGAGCAGGCGGTCTCGGATCGGGTGGCCGATGGCTCTGAGCAGGCCCCCTGGGACCAATGGGGCGAGACCGAGCGGATCGACGTGCTCGACGCGTACCAGGAGACAGTCACCGAGTACGTCCGTGGACGGGGACTCCCCGAATCCCATCCGGTCGACGCTGGAGCCGAGATGGATTCGGAAACGCCGCTGGCGGGGACGACCATCGCCGTTGACTGTGGCAACGGCATGGGGGCGCTCGGAACGCCACAGCTCCTCGAAGCCCTCGGTGCGAACGTCGTCACGATCAACGGCACCGTCGACGGCCACTTCCCCGGCCGGGCGAGCAAACCCACCCCGGAGACGCTGGCCGAGTTTCGGCACTTCGTTGCCGATAACCGCACGGAATTCGGCATCGCTCACGACGGCGACGCCGACCGGGTGGTCCTGGTCGACGGCGACGGCACAGTCGTCCACGAGGACACGGTCGTCGCCATCCTAGCGGAGTACTACGTTCGGGCGAGCGAGGTTGCGGACCCAATCGTCGTCACGACGCCGAACGCTTCAGGGCGCATCGACCAGCGGGTCGAAGCCGCCGGGGGGACAATAGAGCGAGTGCGACTCGGTGCGCTCCACGAGGGTATCGCCGAGGCGTCGGGCACGGTCGTGTTCGCGGCCGAGCCCTGGAAGCACATCCATCCCCGACTTGGCCGGTGGATCGACGGCATCGCGAGTGCCGGCGTGCTCTCGGTGCTGATCACCGAAGCCGGTGGCCTCGAAGCGCTTCGCGGGCCGGTGACAGAGCGCCCCTACCGAAAGGTGAGCGTGCCGTGTGCGGAGAGCGCGAAGGAACCGGCGATGGAGCAACTCGAAACCACGCTGCCGGAGGCCTTCCCGGCGGCGACGGTCTCGACGGAATACGGCGTGCGACTCGCCTTCGAGGACGGGTCCTGGACGCTGGTCAGGCCGAGTGGAACCGAGCCCTACGTTCGACTGTACGCCGAGAGCGACGAGGTCGATGACCTCGTGACGGGAGTCCGGTCCACGATTGAAACGGCCATATCGAACGTGTCCGAGTGA
- a CDS encoding DUF7344 domain-containing protein produces MTENVDQGARDRQGSDGFSSPAARERTVSPDRILSAVGNEHRRAILNALHSTSNETLSYDTLVERVADRVRDEETALEPDAHRQRVRTAMHHTHLPKLEAVRIVDYESDTGQVAFVGGELEQDLLALIEAYDTDE; encoded by the coding sequence ATGACTGAGAATGTGGATCAGGGGGCCCGTGACCGACAGGGAAGCGACGGTTTTTCGAGCCCGGCTGCACGGGAGCGAACGGTTTCTCCCGACCGAATTCTATCGGCAGTCGGGAACGAACACCGACGGGCGATCCTCAACGCGCTGCACAGTACATCCAATGAGACGCTGTCCTACGACACGCTCGTCGAGCGCGTTGCGGACCGGGTTCGAGACGAGGAGACGGCCCTCGAACCCGACGCACACCGACAACGTGTCCGGACCGCAATGCATCACACGCATCTCCCGAAACTGGAGGCCGTTCGGATCGTCGACTACGAGTCTGATACGGGCCAGGTTGCGTTCGTTGGCGGTGAACTGGAACAAGATCTCCTGGCACTAATCGAGGCATACGATACCGACGAGTGA
- a CDS encoding ABC transporter permease gives MTLRDRVYDLLARLSRTSGFERVLISLAALTLSMIVGTGLILFAGLLAECSSPAMRLFGLSFCYDPLAVFDKLFLGAFGDPINPAFKPLQGEFASIIRPGFDPLNGQLATTLSETTILIFAGVAVAIAFRAGIFNIGAQGQLVVGALATALALLPIAPHVTGALGTLLLLIVGLLVGALAGGAFAAIPGALLAYFEANEVITTIMLNFVATSTALYLVANHFKDPESFANQTVALPDHALFPSVIFEPRDDFSILALFFGIAMLLGIWYLLNHTAIGYDIRTSGIQPDAAEYGGVNAERTILTGMTLSGALAGIGGAVYVLMMLGNFQVGVPDYGFDGITVSILAGNNPLGVGFAGLLFGVLKSGSVVVDVGTDVPPQLVGVLRGLIILFVAMPEFFRMIGKRVVPADRREPRGEQE, from the coding sequence ATGACCCTCCGTGATCGCGTGTACGATCTTCTCGCTCGACTGTCCCGGACCTCGGGTTTCGAACGGGTGCTCATCAGCCTGGCGGCACTCACACTGTCGATGATCGTGGGTACCGGGCTGATCCTCTTCGCCGGACTGCTCGCGGAGTGTTCGAGCCCGGCGATGCGCCTGTTCGGACTGAGTTTCTGTTATGATCCGCTTGCAGTCTTCGACAAACTCTTCTTGGGTGCGTTCGGCGATCCGATCAATCCGGCGTTCAAGCCGCTCCAGGGCGAGTTCGCGTCGATCATCCGCCCCGGCTTTGACCCGCTGAACGGGCAACTGGCGACCACCCTCTCCGAGACGACGATCCTCATCTTCGCGGGGGTCGCAGTCGCTATCGCGTTCCGGGCCGGCATCTTCAACATCGGGGCCCAGGGACAACTCGTGGTTGGCGCGCTGGCGACGGCACTGGCACTGTTGCCGATCGCACCACACGTGACCGGAGCGCTCGGCACGCTCCTGCTTCTGATCGTGGGGCTGCTGGTCGGCGCACTCGCGGGCGGGGCCTTCGCGGCGATTCCGGGTGCGTTGCTCGCCTACTTCGAGGCCAACGAGGTCATCACGACGATCATGTTGAACTTCGTCGCCACCTCGACGGCGCTTTACCTCGTCGCGAATCACTTCAAGGACCCCGAGAGTTTCGCCAACCAGACCGTCGCGCTTCCGGACCACGCCCTTTTCCCGAGTGTGATCTTCGAGCCACGGGACGACTTCTCGATTCTGGCGCTGTTCTTCGGGATCGCGATGCTCCTCGGGATCTGGTATCTGCTCAATCACACCGCGATCGGCTATGACATCCGCACGAGCGGGATTCAGCCCGACGCGGCGGAGTACGGCGGGGTCAACGCCGAGCGGACGATCCTCACGGGGATGACCCTCTCGGGCGCGCTGGCCGGGATCGGTGGGGCCGTCTACGTCCTGATGATGCTCGGGAACTTCCAGGTAGGGGTCCCGGACTACGGGTTCGACGGCATCACCGTCTCGATTCTCGCCGGGAACAACCCACTGGGGGTTGGCTTTGCTGGCCTGCTCTTTGGCGTGCTCAAGAGCGGATCGGTGGTCGTCGACGTCGGGACGGACGTGCCGCCCCAGCTCGTCGGGGTGCTGCGGGGGTTGATCATCCTCTTCGTCGCCATGCCGGAGTTCTTCCGCATGATCGGCAAGCGCGTGGTGCCAGCCGATCGACGCGAACCACGGGGTGAGCAAGAATGA